The following coding sequences are from one Dehalococcoidales bacterium window:
- the topA gene encoding type I DNA topoisomerase — translation MTKKNNLVIVESPAKARTLARILGSDYTLKASLGHVRDLPKSQLGVDIENSFMPKYVVPRVKSKIARELKEAARDASTIYLATDPDREGEAISWHLATVMKTNKTPFRRVVFHEITEEAVKQAFQHPRAVDMHLVNAQQARRVLDRLVGYKISPLLWRKVRRGLSAGRVQSVTLKIIVDREREIEKFIPIEYWSIEAELTRKTAKADEPAFRALLIGLTGGGKLEIHSQAEAVSIKDDLEKASYSVIKVQTKKITRQPAAPFITSTLQQEAWRRFRFSAGQTMAIAQQLYEGLPLGKEGSVGLITYMRTDSTRVARSAVVEAREFIDKKYGAEYVPPHARSFTRVVKGAQEAHEAIRPTQIRREPSSIKNHLNANQFRLYELIWKRMVASQMAAAILDSTTVDIEAASPATGTDYLLRTSSSIIRFPGFTTLYSEGKDQPENEKQTILPRLEKDDQLRLLGLSPEQHFTQPPPRYTEATLIRTLEQYGIGRPSTYAPILSTIQDREYVSKTGGSLRPTELGIVVNDLVSQYFPDIVDTKFTALMEDELDEIASEKREWVGVVRNFYTPFEENLDKATRLMERVKLADEETDETCPEGHPMVIKMGRFGKFLACSLYPEHKYTRSFQIKTGAKCPECGSDIVEKKNKKKRTFYGCSNYPECTFATNYKPLPQPCPKCGSLLTEYRGKQVKCVKCDYKGKLDKD, via the coding sequence ATGACAAAGAAGAACAACCTGGTTATCGTGGAATCGCCGGCCAAAGCCAGAACACTGGCCAGGATACTGGGTAGCGACTACACCCTCAAGGCTTCTCTGGGTCATGTCAGGGACCTGCCGAAAAGCCAGCTGGGTGTGGATATTGAGAACAGCTTCATGCCCAAGTATGTCGTCCCCAGGGTGAAGAGCAAAATTGCCCGGGAGCTGAAAGAAGCCGCACGGGATGCCTCTACAATCTATCTGGCTACTGACCCGGACCGTGAGGGAGAAGCCATTTCCTGGCACCTGGCCACGGTGATGAAGACAAACAAAACACCGTTCCGGCGCGTCGTCTTTCACGAGATAACGGAGGAGGCGGTCAAACAGGCCTTTCAACACCCGCGCGCCGTGGACATGCACCTGGTCAACGCCCAACAGGCGCGGCGCGTTCTGGACCGGCTGGTCGGTTATAAAATCAGCCCGCTGCTCTGGCGTAAGGTCCGGAGAGGTCTATCGGCAGGCAGGGTGCAATCAGTGACGCTGAAAATCATCGTTGACCGGGAACGCGAGATTGAAAAGTTTATCCCGATAGAATACTGGAGCATTGAAGCTGAGCTTACCCGGAAAACAGCCAAAGCTGATGAGCCAGCCTTCCGCGCCCTGCTAATTGGCCTGACCGGCGGCGGCAAGCTGGAGATTCACAGTCAGGCAGAAGCCGTCTCCATCAAAGACGACCTGGAAAAAGCCAGCTACAGCGTTATTAAGGTACAAACAAAGAAGATAACCCGCCAGCCGGCGGCGCCGTTTATCACCAGCACCCTGCAGCAGGAAGCCTGGCGTCGGTTCCGTTTCAGTGCCGGGCAGACAATGGCTATCGCCCAGCAGCTTTATGAGGGCTTACCATTGGGCAAAGAGGGCAGCGTAGGATTGATTACCTATATGCGTACTGATTCCACCCGTGTCGCCCGCTCCGCCGTGGTTGAAGCCAGAGAATTTATCGACAAGAAGTATGGCGCCGAATATGTCCCACCCCACGCCCGCTCTTTCACCAGGGTTGTCAAAGGGGCACAGGAAGCCCACGAGGCGATTCGCCCTACCCAAATACGGCGAGAGCCTTCCTCAATCAAAAACCACCTGAACGCCAACCAGTTCCGACTCTACGAACTCATCTGGAAGCGAATGGTCGCCAGCCAGATGGCCGCGGCGATACTGGACAGCACCACTGTTGACATTGAAGCTGCCTCCCCGGCAACAGGGACTGACTACCTTTTGCGGACTTCCAGTTCCATCATCCGTTTTCCCGGCTTTACCACGCTCTATTCCGAGGGTAAAGACCAGCCTGAAAATGAGAAACAGACCATACTGCCGCGCCTGGAAAAAGACGACCAACTCAGGCTGCTGGGACTCTCCCCGGAGCAGCACTTCACCCAACCTCCACCCCGTTATACCGAAGCCACCCTCATCAGGACACTGGAGCAATACGGCATCGGGCGGCCCAGCACCTATGCCCCTATTCTGTCCACCATTCAGGACCGTGAGTATGTCAGCAAGACCGGCGGGAGCCTGCGGCCGACAGAGCTGGGTATTGTGGTCAATGACCTGGTCAGCCAGTATTTCCCTGATATTGTCGATACCAAGTTTACCGCCCTCATGGAAGACGAACTGGATGAAATCGCCAGTGAGAAAAGGGAGTGGGTGGGCGTCGTCCGGAATTTTTATACCCCCTTCGAGGAGAACCTCGATAAGGCCACACGTCTCATGGAAAGAGTGAAGCTCGCCGACGAAGAAACCGATGAGACTTGCCCTGAGGGACATCCGATGGTAATCAAAATGGGGCGTTTCGGTAAATTCCTCGCCTGCAGCCTCTACCCTGAACACAAATATACCCGGTCCTTCCAGATTAAGACCGGCGCCAAATGCCCCGAGTGTGGCAGTGACATCGTCGAGAAGAAAAACAAGAAGAAGCGCACCTTCTACGGGTGCAGCAACTATCCGGAATGCACTTTCGCCACCAACTATAAGCCCCTCCCCCAGCCCTGCCCCAAATGCGGCAGCCTGCTCACCGAGTACCGGGGCAAGCAGGTGAAGTGCGTCAAGTGCGACTATAAAGGCAAGCTGGATAAGGACTAG
- the xerC gene encoding tyrosine recombinase XerC encodes MQEVFDRYINYLEAEKNASPYTVRNYATDLVGNYSRGVEKGFFQFLTLKRIESLQDVDIHTLRDYISWLMEQGVVKASIARKLSAVRSFYRYLLREEILSSNPMERASSPKLDKRLPDFLTSDEINRLLEIPATVTPHGQRNRALLELLYASGLRVSELVNLDLSQVNFDTREIRVRGKGSKERIVLMGEPAARALTTYLKEGRLKLLAGKKTPKSTSALFLNRYGERLTERSVQMMLEEYAGIAGIEKRVHPHMLRHTFATHLLDGGADLRVVQELLGHASLSSTQIYTHVSKSQAKKVYLSAHPMAREVEKDETEDR; translated from the coding sequence ATGCAGGAAGTCTTTGATAGATATATAAACTATCTTGAGGCAGAGAAGAATGCTTCTCCTTACACGGTGCGCAACTACGCCACTGACCTGGTGGGCAACTACTCGCGGGGGGTGGAGAAGGGCTTTTTTCAGTTCCTCACATTAAAGAGGATTGAGTCGCTACAGGATGTGGATATCCATACCCTGCGAGACTACATCTCCTGGCTGATGGAGCAGGGGGTGGTCAAAGCCAGCATCGCCCGCAAGCTGTCGGCGGTGCGCTCTTTCTACCGCTACCTGCTGCGGGAAGAAATACTATCATCAAACCCGATGGAAAGGGCTTCTTCACCCAAACTGGACAAGCGTTTACCTGATTTCCTGACCAGCGACGAGATAAACCGGCTCCTGGAAATCCCTGCTACCGTGACGCCCCACGGTCAGCGTAACCGCGCCCTGCTGGAACTGCTTTATGCCTCCGGCCTGAGAGTGAGTGAACTGGTCAACCTTGACCTGTCACAGGTCAATTTTGATACCCGTGAAATCCGAGTACGGGGAAAAGGTTCCAAGGAAAGAATAGTGCTCATGGGCGAGCCGGCGGCAAGAGCGCTGACCACTTATCTCAAAGAGGGTAGATTAAAGCTTCTCGCCGGGAAAAAGACCCCAAAAAGCACCAGCGCCCTGTTCCTCAACCGCTATGGTGAGCGCCTGACGGAACGGAGCGTGCAGATGATGCTGGAAGAATACGCCGGTATCGCCGGTATCGAAAAAAGGGTACACCCCCATATGCTGCGCCATACCTTTGCCACGCACCTGCTTGATGGCGGGGCTGATTTAAGGGTCGTCCAGGAGCTGCTGGGACACGCCAGCCTGTCATCCACCCAGATTTATACCCATGTCAGCAAGAGCCAGGCGAAAAAGGTATACCTGTCAGCCCACCCGATGGCGCGAGAGGTGGAAAAAGATGAAACTGAAGATAGATAA
- a CDS encoding aminopeptidase P family protein, with translation MKLKIDNRLVRLRQSLVEKDLDAILVSQPENRYYLSGFDGSAGYLLITARDTVLATDFRYLEQVKIQAPDYQLFQITGNITEWFPRLISELNLKRLGFESGHITFSLYRQLSDILETSKPHIQLVPVNGVVESLRMIKEPAEIELITRAVEITDRAFEYIEETIHPGMTEEEVAWEIEKFQRENGSQGMPFDIIVASGPNAALPHARPSPRRISAGEPVVIDMGARVGGYSSDLSRTICPGTADNTFKKVYGTVLEAQLTAIANIRQGMDGGTADGFARAVIERAGYGEAFGHSLGHGIGLAPHEPPRLGPSSTETLTTGMVFSIEPGIYLAGWGGVRIEDLAVMGKDTVSLISKARKMQT, from the coding sequence ATGAAACTGAAGATAGATAACCGGCTGGTCAGGCTGCGCCAGAGCCTGGTAGAGAAAGACCTTGACGCCATTCTGGTATCACAACCGGAGAACCGGTACTACCTTTCCGGTTTTGACGGCTCGGCCGGTTACCTGCTGATTACGGCGCGGGATACCGTTTTAGCTACCGACTTCCGATACCTGGAACAGGTCAAAATACAGGCGCCTGACTATCAGCTTTTTCAGATAACCGGCAATATAACGGAGTGGTTTCCGCGTTTGATATCAGAGCTAAACCTGAAGAGACTGGGTTTCGAATCCGGACATATTACCTTTAGCCTGTACCGGCAGTTATCTGATATACTGGAAACAAGTAAGCCCCATATTCAACTTGTCCCGGTGAACGGAGTAGTCGAGTCCCTGCGGATGATAAAAGAGCCGGCAGAAATCGAGCTTATCACCCGTGCCGTCGAGATAACTGACCGGGCTTTTGAATATATTGAGGAGACAATCCATCCCGGCATGACCGAAGAAGAGGTGGCCTGGGAGATAGAAAAGTTTCAGCGTGAGAACGGCAGCCAGGGCATGCCCTTCGATATTATCGTTGCTTCCGGCCCGAATGCCGCCCTGCCCCACGCCAGGCCCTCCCCGCGCCGGATTAGCGCCGGTGAGCCGGTGGTAATAGATATGGGCGCCAGGGTCGGCGGTTACTCCAGCGACCTCAGCCGTACCATCTGCCCGGGCACGGCGGATAATACCTTCAAGAAGGTGTACGGCACTGTCCTTGAAGCGCAGCTAACCGCCATTGCTAACATCAGGCAGGGCATGGATGGGGGGACAGCGGATGGTTTTGCCAGAGCCGTCATCGAACGGGCGGGGTACGGCGAGGCCTTCGGTCACTCCCTGGGCCACGGCATCGGGCTGGCTCCCCATGAACCGCCGCGCCTGGGGCCGAGCTCGACGGAAACATTGACTACCGGGATGGTATTCAGCATTGAACCCGGCATCTATCTTGCCGGTTGGGGAGGAGTCAGAATCGAAGACTTAGCGGTGATGGGCAAAGACACCGTTAGCCTAATTTCTAAAGCGAGGAAGATGCAGACATGA
- the efp gene encoding elongation factor P, whose protein sequence is MISGSELRKGVIIELDGKLYQVTDYQHVKMKRTALARVKLRDIRAGHTTEQTFQSDQKFPRVRLEFKNVQYLYNDGDLYYFMDEETFEQTPINASQLGDAVNYLKEGMSLQLSNYQGELVGVEMPITVELQITDTGPDFKGDTATGGTKPATLETGLVIQVPMFVSNGDKVKVDTRDGSYLERAS, encoded by the coding sequence ATGATTAGCGGCAGTGAACTACGAAAAGGCGTTATCATCGAACTGGATGGTAAACTATACCAGGTTACTGATTACCAGCACGTCAAAATGAAGAGAACGGCGCTGGCGCGGGTGAAACTGCGTGATATCCGGGCAGGGCACACTACTGAACAGACCTTCCAGTCAGACCAGAAATTCCCCCGCGTCCGGCTGGAGTTCAAGAACGTACAGTATCTCTATAACGACGGAGACCTGTACTATTTTATGGATGAGGAGACCTTCGAACAGACACCGATTAATGCCAGTCAACTGGGTGATGCCGTCAATTACCTCAAAGAAGGAATGTCCCTGCAGCTATCCAACTACCAGGGAGAACTGGTGGGCGTGGAGATGCCGATTACCGTTGAACTCCAAATAACCGATACAGGCCCTGATTTCAAAGGGGACACGGCTACCGGTGGCACCAAACCGGCCACACTGGAGACCGGCCTTGTTATCCAGGTGCCGATGTTTGTCAGCAATGGGGATAAGGTCAAAGTCGATACCCGAGACGGTAGCTACCTGGAGAGAGCCTCTTGA